In Anopheles gambiae chromosome 2, idAnoGambNW_F1_1, whole genome shotgun sequence, a single window of DNA contains:
- the LOC1274877 gene encoding putative ferric-chelate reductase 1 homolog isoform X1, with amino-acid sequence MLPLLCLALVLSTLVPSYGLPNGAPTSVCDNMLPFHGGGIPPLTTKTPFLITPQTSVVGSGQMLKIDIESFPANIVFKGYMIQARAADPPNNIVGRFVDSDASAIKLIDCQAGGDTATHTNTSPKQELTLEWTAPDNFVGDVIFNATIAQDYDKFWVGIPSERVRVVASSTTVAPGTAPTKRPTTTTTVPPYRPAQTEAPVAADPIYEECGQSKGCFGFPEGCVDSKNCRAVVTIAVLGARYVFEMKAGYNRPAYVAFGLSSDAKMGEDSVIECVPEQGTVNAYASWTTVGPYGSTRLGVPQNIFQVLEKSYNDGVIYCKVERDAVSTVKGQKFDLLNDKFHLLLAAGSSVESTNVNYHDIGRHVSGSPQSLAEVGPVQGSSKLLLRLHGAFMITAWIGTASLGILLARYFRQTWVGSQMCGKDQWFAWHRFLMIVTWALTVAGIVVIFVEIGGWSQVRNPHAILGIVTTVLCFLQPIGAFFRPHPGSSKRPIFNWLHWLGGNLAHVIAIVAIFFAVQLQKAELPEWMDFILVAFVAFHVFMHLIFSIFSWIQIGGCVSERRSGQRVTSFPMADMTPSRNSMSSSERKQDAAFSGFRKSMLFLYILIVLGLVIAMVVIVVLAPIEAAYNSIKDQIMN; translated from the exons ATGCTACCTCTACTTTGCTTGGCACTCGTGCTGAGCACGCTAGTGCCATCGTACGGATTGCCGAACGGTGCGCCAACATCGGTCTGCGACAACATGCTGCCGTTCCACGGTGGAGGCATCCCACCGCTCACCACCAAGACGCCGTTCCTGATCACGCCCCAAACGTCGGTGGTCGGTAGCGGGCAGATGCTCAAGATCGATATCGAATCCTTCCCCGCCAACATTGTGTTCAAGGGCTACATGATACAGGCCCGTGCTGCCGACCCGCCGAACAACATTGTCGGCCGGTTTGTCGACTCGGATGCGAGCGCGATCAAGCTGATCGACTGTCAGGCCGGAGGCGATACGgccacacacaccaacaccagccCGAAGCAGGAGCTGACGCTTGAGTGGACCGCTCCGGACAACTTCGTTGGCGATGTGATCTTCAACGCTACGATCGCGCAGGACTACGACAAGTTCTGGGTTGGCATTCCGTCGGAACGGGTGCGCGTGGTAGCTAGCTCGACGACGGTGGCGCCCGGTACGGCGCCGACCAAGCGCCCGACCACGACGACAACCGTGCCACCTTACCGGCCGGCACAAACAGAAGCGCCGGTAGCGGCCGACCCGATCTACGAGGAGTGCGGACAGAGCAAGGGATGCTTCGGATTTCCGGAGGGATGCGTCGATAGCAAGAACTGCCGGGCGGTGGTCACGATCGCGGTGCTGGGAGCGCGTTACGTATTTGAAATGAAGGCAGGATACA ATCGTCCTGCTTACGTTGCCTTCGGACTGTCCAGTGACGCCAAGATGGGTGAAGACTCCGTGATTGAATGTGTCCCGGAACAGGGTACGGTAAACGCTTACGCCTCGTGGACCACGGTTGGTCCATATGGATCTACACGTTTGGGAGTG CCGCAAAACATCTTCCAAGTGCTGGAGAAGTCGTACAATGATGGTGTGATTTACTGCAAAGTGGAACGCGACGCCGTCAGCACGGTCAAGGGCCAGAAGTTTGATCTGCTGAACGATAAGTTCCATCTGCTGCTTGCGGCCGGATCATCGGTGGAAT CAACCAACGTCAACTATCACGACATCGGCCGTCACGTGTCGGGCAGCCCGCAGTCACTGGCGGAGGTTGGCCCGGTGCAGGGATCTTCGAAGCTGTTGCTCCGCCTGCACGGTGCCTTCATGATCACCGCCTGGATCGGAACGGCTTCGCTCGGCATTCTTCTTGCCCGCTACTTCCGCCAGACCTGGGTTGGCAGTCAGATGTGCGGCAAAGATCAGTGGTTTGCG TGGCATCGATTCCTGATGATTGTCACGTGGGCCCTCACAGTCGCTGGTATTGTGGTAATTTTTGTTGAAATCGGAGGCTGGTCGCAGGTTCGCAATCCTCACGCCATTCTCGGCATCGTCACGACTGTACTGTGCTTCCTGCAACCCATCGGTGCATTCTTCCGGCCACATCCGGGCTCGAGCAAGCGGCCCATCTTCAACTGGCTGCACTGGCTGGGTGGAAATCTGGCGCACGTGATCGCGATCGTTGCCATCTTCTTTGCCGTACAGCTGCAGAAGGCCGAACTACCCGAGTGGATGGACTTTATCCTTGTCGCGTTCGTCGCCTTCCACGTGTTTATGCATCTGATTTTCTCC ATCTTCTCCTGGATACAGATCGGTGGCTGCGTGAGCGAGCGAAGAAGTGGCCAGCGTGTGACGTCCTTCCCAATGGCCGATATGACTCCGTCGCGAAATTCCATGAGCTCCAGCGAACGGAAACAGGATGCTGCT TTCTCGGGCTTCCGTAAGTCGATGCTATTCCTGTACATACTGATCGTGCTCGGACTGGTCATAGCGATGGTGGTGATTGTCGTCCTAGCGCCGATTGAAGCCGCTTACAACAGTATCAAGGATCAGATTATGAACTAA
- the LOC1274877 gene encoding putative ferric-chelate reductase 1 homolog isoform X2 — protein sequence MLPLLCLALVLSTLVPSYGLPNGAPTSVCDNMLPFHGGGIPPLTTKTPFLITPQTSVVGSGQMLKIDIESFPANIVFKGYMIQARAADPPNNIVGRFVDSDASAIKLIDCQAGGDTATHTNTSPKQELTLEWTAPDNFVGDVIFNATIAQDYDKFWVGIPSERVRVVASSTTVAPGTAPTKRPTTTTTVPPYRPAQTEAPVAADPIYEECGQSKGCFGFPEGCVDSKNCRAVVTIAVLGARYVFEMKAGYNRPAYVAFGLSSDAKMGEDSVIECVPEQGTVNAYASWTTVGPYGSTRLGVPQNIFQVLEKSYNDGVIYCKVERDAVSTVKGQKFDLLNDKFHLLLAAGSSVESTNVNYHDIGRHVSGSPQSLAEVGPVQGSSKLLLRLHGAFMITAWIGTASLGILLARYFRQTWVGSQMCGKDQWFAWHRFLMIVTWALTVAGIVVIFVEIGGWSQVRNPHAILGIVTTVLCFLQPIGAFFRPHPGSSKRPIFNWLHWLGGNLAHVIAIVAIFFAVQLQKAELPEWMDFILVAFVAFHVFMHLIFSIGGCVSERRSGQRVTSFPMADMTPSRNSMSSSERKQDAAFSGFRKSMLFLYILIVLGLVIAMVVIVVLAPIEAAYNSIKDQIMN from the exons ATGCTACCTCTACTTTGCTTGGCACTCGTGCTGAGCACGCTAGTGCCATCGTACGGATTGCCGAACGGTGCGCCAACATCGGTCTGCGACAACATGCTGCCGTTCCACGGTGGAGGCATCCCACCGCTCACCACCAAGACGCCGTTCCTGATCACGCCCCAAACGTCGGTGGTCGGTAGCGGGCAGATGCTCAAGATCGATATCGAATCCTTCCCCGCCAACATTGTGTTCAAGGGCTACATGATACAGGCCCGTGCTGCCGACCCGCCGAACAACATTGTCGGCCGGTTTGTCGACTCGGATGCGAGCGCGATCAAGCTGATCGACTGTCAGGCCGGAGGCGATACGgccacacacaccaacaccagccCGAAGCAGGAGCTGACGCTTGAGTGGACCGCTCCGGACAACTTCGTTGGCGATGTGATCTTCAACGCTACGATCGCGCAGGACTACGACAAGTTCTGGGTTGGCATTCCGTCGGAACGGGTGCGCGTGGTAGCTAGCTCGACGACGGTGGCGCCCGGTACGGCGCCGACCAAGCGCCCGACCACGACGACAACCGTGCCACCTTACCGGCCGGCACAAACAGAAGCGCCGGTAGCGGCCGACCCGATCTACGAGGAGTGCGGACAGAGCAAGGGATGCTTCGGATTTCCGGAGGGATGCGTCGATAGCAAGAACTGCCGGGCGGTGGTCACGATCGCGGTGCTGGGAGCGCGTTACGTATTTGAAATGAAGGCAGGATACA ATCGTCCTGCTTACGTTGCCTTCGGACTGTCCAGTGACGCCAAGATGGGTGAAGACTCCGTGATTGAATGTGTCCCGGAACAGGGTACGGTAAACGCTTACGCCTCGTGGACCACGGTTGGTCCATATGGATCTACACGTTTGGGAGTG CCGCAAAACATCTTCCAAGTGCTGGAGAAGTCGTACAATGATGGTGTGATTTACTGCAAAGTGGAACGCGACGCCGTCAGCACGGTCAAGGGCCAGAAGTTTGATCTGCTGAACGATAAGTTCCATCTGCTGCTTGCGGCCGGATCATCGGTGGAAT CAACCAACGTCAACTATCACGACATCGGCCGTCACGTGTCGGGCAGCCCGCAGTCACTGGCGGAGGTTGGCCCGGTGCAGGGATCTTCGAAGCTGTTGCTCCGCCTGCACGGTGCCTTCATGATCACCGCCTGGATCGGAACGGCTTCGCTCGGCATTCTTCTTGCCCGCTACTTCCGCCAGACCTGGGTTGGCAGTCAGATGTGCGGCAAAGATCAGTGGTTTGCG TGGCATCGATTCCTGATGATTGTCACGTGGGCCCTCACAGTCGCTGGTATTGTGGTAATTTTTGTTGAAATCGGAGGCTGGTCGCAGGTTCGCAATCCTCACGCCATTCTCGGCATCGTCACGACTGTACTGTGCTTCCTGCAACCCATCGGTGCATTCTTCCGGCCACATCCGGGCTCGAGCAAGCGGCCCATCTTCAACTGGCTGCACTGGCTGGGTGGAAATCTGGCGCACGTGATCGCGATCGTTGCCATCTTCTTTGCCGTACAGCTGCAGAAGGCCGAACTACCCGAGTGGATGGACTTTATCCTTGTCGCGTTCGTCGCCTTCCACGTGTTTATGCATCTGATTTTCTCC ATCGGTGGCTGCGTGAGCGAGCGAAGAAGTGGCCAGCGTGTGACGTCCTTCCCAATGGCCGATATGACTCCGTCGCGAAATTCCATGAGCTCCAGCGAACGGAAACAGGATGCTGCT TTCTCGGGCTTCCGTAAGTCGATGCTATTCCTGTACATACTGATCGTGCTCGGACTGGTCATAGCGATGGTGGTGATTGTCGTCCTAGCGCCGATTGAAGCCGCTTACAACAGTATCAAGGATCAGATTATGAACTAA